TTTTGTTTCTTACTAAACTCAAGATACATAGCCTCCAATTCCGTAAACGGGATTCCGAGCGTATAAATCTGACGAAAAAACCATTCGATATCATCTTTCAGGAAACGTTCCTTACGGATGGCAAGAATCATTTTTTTTGCACCTGGAGAGACAAAATAACCGATTCCTCGCTTGTTATAGATAATTCCCTGTGACTGAAGATGATCAAAAGAACGCATGATTGTATTTGCATTAACTTCTACAATAGAAGCATACTCACGCACCGAAGGTATTCTTTCCTCTTCAGCATATTGTCCCAGAATAATCTCATCACAAATTCTGTCGGCAATTTGTAGATATATGGCTTTGTTCTCTTTAAAGTTCATAATTAAATTCTATTTATGATTTCTGACTCTTTGAAACGAAAATAGGCTAATGCCCAGTTAAAAAGAGTAAAACAAGAAAAGAAAACGATGCTGTATCTCCATATATGCGAATCATCAAAACAATTAAGGAAGGAATTCGATTTTAGTACAAAATCATTCATACCGTCTGCATAGAGAAGATCAATAAATGCACTATTTATAAGCAGGAATATCAAATAAATTGCCAGACCTAATCCAATAGTCTTTATAAAAGGTTTCTTATACCAAAGAATACTTCCTATTATAAAAAGCGATTGAAAAAAAAGATATATAGAAAACATCCCCCAGATCGGCCACCAATCCGGCACACCGTTTTGAACTACAAACAAACTTAGATCTGACGGAAGGATTTTGAATCCCGGATAAAAAACAGTAAAAACAGCAACACGTGTATAGTCACCTAATTTAAAAACCACAAAGATAGCAACAAGATATAAAAGTACTATCTGAATGAAACCTGAAAGGAATTTCTCGAATGAGGTAGCGGGCGTCATCAGAAAAGAGATACGTGTGATCTTGCTCTGCATTTTACTGAACATATTAGACCCCCAGAAACAACCTAATGCCCAGAACAGCCCTAAAGCAAATGAAATATATTTCGTGCCTGCAATAATGATATTACTTCTCCCGAAATGCATCATTGAATCGCAATCTGATTTGCATATAAAACAGAAGATTACAGTCAACAAAACAAAAAGGGTCACAAAATGAAGAAGCAGTGTTTTCCAGTTCTCAAGAATGTCCTTCCGAAAAAGGAAACAGAACCGCTTAAAACTAAAAAAATTATTTTGCATCATGGCTAACCTATTTTATTATTGAAATATTGAAATATTGATTTATTTGAGCATAATTATTTAAAATAGCATTAAAAAGCAGCTCTAGGTTTATTGCAGATTCTTCCTGGTCTTTATTATGCAAAATCATACTTTTTCCTTGTATCGAAGGTGAAACGTAAAGAGCTTCATCAGCCATTTCATCACTGCTAATCTCAACAAACAAAAGTTTCTGGCAAATATGAGATACAGATTCATTAAGCAACACTTTATTCTGATCTAGGATAATCACATGATCCAGTAGATTATCAACATCTTTCACCTGATGAGTGGAAATTACAATTGTTTTATCGTCACTCATACCCATAGCAATAAACTTTCTGAACTGGCTTTTAGCAGGGATATCCAAACCATTGGTCGGTTCATCCATTAGCAGTAGCGAAGTATTTGTTGCAAGAGCAAAACTCATATACACTTTCTTTTTCTGCCCCATCGAAAGAGCACCAAGGTTAACATCCATATCCAGCTCAAAACACTCAAGATATTTATGGAGATCGTCCATACTAAAACGGGGATAGAATGTTTTGTTATATTCAACATAATTCCTGAAAGAGATGGAGGGCAAATCGAACTCCTCAGGAACAATATACATATCACAGAGAGTGATCGGTAGCCTTCGAGTAACATCTATCTTATTAAAGCATATTCTGCCTTTCTGAGACACTAAAAGGCCTGTCATTAAATAAAGAAGGGTTGATTTACCTACCCCGTTCTTTCCTAATAACCCGTAAACCTTCCCTTTCTCGAAGGAAAGTGAAAAGTCTTGAAATAGTTTGTTCTTTGAATTTCTATATCCGAAAGAAAGCTCCTCTATTGTTACCATTTTATTTTGAATAAATTGTTTATACATTCACTTTTAATGCTTTGAAGTTTATTGTATATTAATAATAACTGATCACTTTTAGGATTATCCCAAAAATAGAGGTAATATGACAGTTACAAGAATGATAATTAAAACAACGATGATCATATGATGTTTATTTATGGATTTAAAGCTTCAGAAAATAATTGCTGTATATGAATAATGAATCTCAAAATATCGTATAAGGCATATTTAGTGTACTATGATTGTGATACACTACAAAAGTAGAAAAAAAATATAATATACCAAGCTTTTACCTGAAATATTATAAATATTCGGGCAAATAAATAAATCACAGTTGATTTATATATAAAGGTATTAGAATCGCATAAAACAGAAAATAAAACAGGATGTACAAAATAAGCAAATTATAAAGCATTAGAAAAGTGAGAAATAAAGTATTTCCATTAGTTAACGGAGATATAAAACACAAATATTCTGACAATTATCATGCAACAGACCAAGCAGATATTGATAATTTATAAACATCAAGCTACATGAAGGAAAATGAGATATCTAATACATCTTAGAAAAAAAGATTCGCAATTAATCAATGTATATTTTGTAGAGACAAGAACTGTATTTTTATGAAAAGTAGTTATCTAAACAGACAATCCTATAATGCTACGAACAAATGAAAGAGGAGAAAACAAGAAGCTAAAAGAATGAGAGGTAATATCATTTTTACGAATAAGAGAAAAGAGTTAAAGGCAGAACAAATGTCCTGCCTTATATAAATATATCATCGATAAAAGTTATCTCTTTTTAGATTTCCCACCACTTAAGCCTTCAAGTGCCTTAGTAGCAGTTGGATTGCTAGGATCAATCTTCAGAATCTTATTCCAATATTCTTTGGATTTATCATAGTCAGCATTACTCTTATTCTTTTCACCTGAAATCAAATACCAGTAACCAAGATAACTATAACATTCAACCAACACAGGGTTATAACGTTCGTCAGCTTTAGACAAACAGATTTCAACAGTTTTTTCGTAATATGGTTTTGCTATACCTTTAGTAGTTTCTGGATCCAGAGCAGCATTTGCTCTTGCTCTCCAGCATACACCGCGATAGTTATCAGGTTCTAATTCAGCAACTTTTGCAAAAAGGCTGTCAGCTTTTACAAGAGCTGCAGTTTTTGAAGCAGCTGTTGCCGCTACTTGAGAATTGCCAAAATTATAATATTTCTTACCTAACTCAATCAATTGATCAGGAGTCTGTTTTGACAGAGTGTTTACATAAGATTCATAAGTTTGAATTGCTCCCAACTGATCACCTGACTTCTCATAAAGATCAGAAATGGTTGTCAAAAGATTAGTTTTTGTAGAATCTACTTCAATAGCTTTTTTGAATGAAGCAATAGCTTCAGGATATTTCTTCTGCTCAGCAAGCAAAGCCCCATTATAGGTGTAATCGAAGTAAGAGAATTGAGCGTTTTTAGATTTGTTAAAGAAAAGATCTGCAGCAACAGCTGCTTCATCAAAACGCTTCAACTCTATATAGTTATACATAGCAAAACGGTTGAAAGCAGGGTCAGTAGAATTTAGTTTCAAACCGATTTGTGCTATTTCAAGAGATTTTGCATAATTCTTATTTAAGAAAAGAGTCATAGCATACTGCTTTAAATCGTCAGAATCGTAGTTTCCTGAAGCAATATAATCTCCATATGATGCAGATGCTTTATCAAAATCATTCTTTGAATAATAAAGGTCTGCTAATTCTTTATTAGCTAGAGAGAATCCTGGCTCTTGAACTTTCAAGCGTTCCAACATCTCCACTGCTAATGCTGTATTTACATCACGATACGCACGAGCATATTTAATGTATGCTTCACGACAATTTGCATCGAAATAAATAGCTTGTTGATACATACTGCAAGCCTGACCAGCATCCTTTTTAGCTTCGAAAATATCACCGGCTAAAACAAATACCGGAGCGTATTTTCTTGTGATATTCTGTGCTCTTGTCAAATAATCATTTGCTGCGACAAGTTCACCGTTTTCAAGATAAGCGCGACCTGCTTCGAGAATAAGGTCAACATTTTTCTTGTTTTTTCCTTTCAACACATTATCAATGGCTTCTTTAGCCTGTGTTGGATTTGATTTAATCTGTAACTTTGCTAACCCGATGTTATTCAAAGCACTCATTGCATCGAATGACAATCCTTTGTTATAATAGTATAAGGCAGAGTCCTTTTTAGATTCCCCAAAATATACATTCCCTAAGAAATAACAAGTTTCAGCAGAGTTAGTATTTGACTTTAACTCTTGAAAAAGGAGTGACTTAGCTTGCTTAGGGAAACCAGCTTTAAAAAAAGAAATACCTTCGCTATCCTTCGCTTGAATTGGAGACAAATTTAATACTAAACTTGCCAAAAAAAGGATTGAAGAAAAAAGAAAGTTACATTTCATCACATTGATATTTTAAATCATTAATTAAAATTAATCTTTAACATTTACAATACGGAGCGGTTGCGTTGCAGGAACCAAACCAGATCTCAAAATTATCCTTTGACCGCGATCGGATCCAATAAAATTGGCAAACCCAGTTGATAAGCCCATTCTGGGATCATTCAACAGCATATACACAGTGCGTATAAAAGGATAATTACCTAATGCAATGTAGGCTTGATAAGGTTTATAGCTATTTGCAGAGGTGGCTTCGTTTTCTTCGCTAACAGCCATTACTCTTACATCAGTTTTGAAAGTCAAATTTGTGGTATCACTTCTAACTCCTAACCAATTAACACCAATCACCCCAATTGCATTTTCCGTTTTTGACACATAATCAAAGACTTGCAAATTTGTTTTTTGAGCATAGATTCCTTTTTTAGCAAAAGGTTTACCCTTACAAATTGAATCTTTTGCAAAACGGACAGTGCTTGAGTTTGAATTATCAAAAACAATTTGAATATTACCCAATTTTGATTTAGGGTAAATTTCGTTCCACTTGGTAATCTTACCAGTTAAAATTTTCCTTACCTGATCAACAGTTATCAGTGTATCAGGATTTTGATTATTAACAATTAACCCAACCCCATCATAAGCCATGATTACTTCTCTAGGAACGAATTTCCGGCTTGTGAAGGATTCCATTTCATCTGAAGATAGTCTGCGGGTGGAAATAACCAACCGCACACTATCTTTTAATAATTTATTTATTGCATCAACCTCGCTACAATAGGTAGGCTTTATATGAACCTCCTGATTAAATCCTTCAAACACTGCACGTTCCTCTTCAATTATAGGTTTAAACCCTTCATCAACAGCAATCGGAATAGTTCCTGATGTTAATGTATCAGTCCACCCATCTTTTGGCTTACTTTCCTTACATGAACAAAGAAGCAAAAGAGACAATATCAACAATAGTTTGAAAGATTTCATTTTTATTGCAGTTTAAAGGTAATTGGCACTACATAATAAACAGGAACGTTCACACCATTTTGTTTTCCAGGAATCCAGTTCGGAAGAGAACGGATCACGCGAAGCGCTTCCTTATCACAATATGGATCTAATGAACGCATTACCTGAGCATCTTTAACAGCACCTGTTTTTGAAACAACGAATCGGATATATACCTTACCTTGAACACCATTTTCCTGAGAAATTGTAGGATACTTCAAGTGATCAAAGATGTATTTCAACAATTCAGTTTCACCACCAGGGAACTGAGGCATCTGTTCTACAGCAGTATAAGGTTTTTCTTCGACCTCCTCAACTGGAGCCTGAGTTACAACTTGTTTAATTTCAGCAATATCCTTGCCATGAACTTCGTCGTTACCTTTTACGTCAGCAATAGAAATAGTTACCTTTGACTCTTGCAATTGTTCCTGACTCTTCATCTGATCTTCATCTCTAACTTCTTCGTCTTTCGCAATTTTTGGAGCAACGAATTTGATAGAGCTCTTTAAAGGAGGAGGAGGAGGAGCAATTGGTTCAACCTTGTTTAATTTTTTGTCTTTTACCTCGGCTTCGTCCAACTTTGACAGCTGGGTAACCTCAGTCATTTTTTCTTCCTGTTTAGGCGTGGCTAATTTGATTAATTCAGGTACAGCTACAATGAAGATGGTCAAAGCGACAATAATCAGCATAGACCAGTTATGTCTCTTCGGAGCATCCATACGCATTTTATATGCGCCGTATCCTCTATTTCTTCCTTGAAATATTAAGTCACACCATTCTTCAGAAGCTAAATTTATTTTTGCCATTTTACTTTCTTATTTTAGTGTTTAACTTAATTTTTAACTGCACTTGCACCACCAGTCTTAGCAGCTAACAAAGCTTTTTCGCCATCTGTGATTGGAACAATTACATACTTACTTATACTGCAAATCTGCATTTCATCAAGAGCATCAACAAGATTTTTGTATGTTGATTTATCTGTTGCTTTAATAATTACTGTTGGAGAATCCTTTGAATCCTTCGCTTCAGAAGCCTTCTTTATATATTCTTCCTGAGTAATCTTTAAATCGGCTTTTTGTTTCTTCAGATCATTGATTTTAGCAACTACTTCGCTGTTTTTCTTTATTAACATCTCTCTTATACCAGTAGGAGCATAAGAAGTTTCTTGCAGCAAAGATTGATCACCCGCTTTAAACATACCAAGATAATAGTAAACCTTATTATTTTCATCCAAGATTAAAGTTACGGCTTGAGATTCCTTTACTTTAGTCGTTTGATCATCCGCAACTTTATCATTTGTTGGCATACTGATCTCCATCGTTTGAGGTTTACTCAAAGATGTACAAAGCATGAAGAAGGTAATAAGCAACATGTTCATATCCACCATCGGCGTAAAGTCGACGCGGGTCTTGATTTTTTTCTGTTTGCCTTTTTTCCCTTTTCCGCTATCTTTTTGTTCTACTTCAGCACTCATATCTCATCTATTTTTTTTCGCCTTCACCAGCTTTCAAAGAAGTGATCAGATTATATCTGTTTTCTTTGATGTCTTGAAGTGAGTTCATAACATTCTTAATTACAGAATAAGGAGTATTCTGGTCAGCCTTAATAGCAATTCTTAGATCTGGATTAGCTGTTTTTGCAGCTTTCACCCATTCTTTGAATTGATTGTCAACGCTATCTGTAGGTATACCTTCATTCTTCAGGGCTTCATCCTGTTCTCTTTCTGGTAAGTCTAAGAAAGCGCTCATTTTTTTCATCGGAACACCGAATGTGGTGTTTTTTCTGAAATTCGCAATTTGTTTGGGTGTAAACTTCACACCATATTGCCCGCCCAGAGCTACAAGAGCAGTCTCCATATCATCAGGTTTATCCAGAGCCATAAATACTTTTCCTTCTGGATTTATGAGTATAGAGAGAATATTCTTTTCTGGGATCTTAATTTCAGAAACAGACCCAGGTGTCGTTACTTTTACTGGTTCCTTTTTTACGAAGGTTGAAGTCAACATAAAGAAGGTCAAGAGCAATACAGTAACGTCACTCATCGCTGTCATATCGATGAACGTGTCCTTTTTTGCAACTTTTACTTTAGCCATAAGTCTTTTCTACTTTATTAATTAATTTACCGCTTATTAGTGAGATGCAGCAAATGTCTGTACAATAGAGAAACCTACTTCGTCAAGGCTAAATGTTAATTTGTCGATTTTGTTTGAATAGTAGTTGTAAGAGATAACAGCTAATGCACCTGTAGCAATACCGCAAGCAGTATTAATCAACGCTTCAGAAATACCTTGAGACAATGCAGTAGAGTCAGCACCACCACCAGCAGACAAAGCAGCAAATGAACGGATCATACCGATTACAGTACCAAGAAGACCGAACAATGTACCTAATGTTGTAATAGAAGCAATGATAGGAAGGTTTTCAGTCATCATTGGCATTTCAAGAGCTGTTGCTTCTTCAAGTTCTTTCTGGATAGCTAATAACTTCTGTTCTTTAGTCAAAGTTGTATCTTTTTCCATTTCAGCATATTTGATCAAAGTAGCACCAACTACATTTGCAACTGAACCTCTTTGTTTGTCACAAATTTCTTGAGCACCTTTAAGATCGCCTTTTTCCAAAGCAGCTTTGATGTTTGCAACGAACTTAGTCAAAGAACCTTTACCGTAAGCACTTTTAATAGCAATGAAACGCTCAACGCTCAATGACAATACTGTAAACAACATTGTTAAGATAATTGGCACGATAACACCACCTTTGTACATTGTACCTAAAAGTTTACCAGGAAGAGGGTGATTATTTGGGTCACCATTTACAAAGTTATCAGGATTACCTAATACGAACTGGTAGAAACAAACAGCAATAATTAAACAAGCAAGGATAACAAGGCCTGCATTTTTAATACCTTTGATAGACGTTTTCTTAGATTTTTTTTGAGTAGTTTCCATAATAGTTTTTTTTAAACAATTTATTTTTAGAAATTAATAATTCAAATTTTAAGTTCTGCATTAACTCCGTACGTCCAAGGGCTATGAAAAATAAGAAGTAACAGAACTACGGGCTTGCCTATTACCACTAACCATTTCTTACCTTATTTAACCTTTCAATAGATTCCATTATTAGGAGAATAAGCGTATATTTTTCAAAGTATTCCTAACAAGACCTACAATCCGGATATAAAACGTGCAACAAAAATAAGAACAAAATTGTTACTACGGTGTATTTTTACAATTTTTAATCAGTTTTTTTTAGAGGATTAATAGTTTTAATACTACAATCAATAGAAAACAATAGATTATTCTTTAAATATGTAATCACAAAAACCTATATAACAACACATTAAAGATAAAATATTCGATATTTCAACCACATCGCATTTTTTAAAATAAATATCACTAAAAACGGGCTTTTTTGCTAAAATTAATAAATTATAATCTATTTATCAACTTAAACTATAGCATTTAGGAACCAAATTCCTCATAAAAGCACCCATCATGAAAATTCAATCTTAGAATTTACGAAAAGGATACAATAATAATTCATTTCAATCAAATACCTTATTTCTATCTTTTCTCAACCTTTCATTTACAAATATAACTAAAATAATGCATTCAAGCACTATTCAGACGGTTGTTATTAATAGAATAAATATCGAAAATTAATTAGATTAATTATCTTAATGTTCATATCGTCTATCAATTCTGCAAAAATATATATCAACATTAATATTTTTACAAACACAATATATACTCATTCAGAAATCGCTAAATATCAGCGAGAAATTAATTTCATTTTTATTCGTCTTCTACACAAATAACGATTCTCGACTATAAACAATGAACGACAAGATTATTTATATTCTGTTTTTTGATTTTATTTTCAAAACGCATAAAATCAACAGAATGTATTATATAAATCTCAGCCACTTAAATGGCATACAGAACAGTCTGACCTCCTCTGGAAAAGAGATTCAAAGAATGAAATTAGCAAATTTGAATATTTTAAAAATTATTTTTCTTGATGTATTAATATTTCATGCAATATAAAATAGCCTAATATTTCAGCTCTTATGAAATTAAATCTAATAAACAGCTCAATGTACTTATACACACCAATTGGTAACTAATAAAGGATAATGATTTCTAATGCACAGAGACTTGACTAATGCTTAGAATAGGCTCATTTTCTAGTGTGTCAGTATTGATTTTAGGATACCTCGGACATCCCCGTGTTTTGGCTCTTGTACGGCTATTGTACCGCCATCCGGCGCATGCGGTTATGACATCAAAAAAAGTCCCGACCATGTTTCCATGACCGGGACTCGGATAAAACGGCGGCTACCTACTCTCCCACTGTTACGCAGTACCATCGGCGTGATCAGGCTTAACTTCTCTGTTCGGAATGGGAAGAGGTGGAACCCTGATGCTATAGCCACCTTAATATTTTTATATATGAATATAATCCATATTAAGATAACACAATGCAAAAGCAATAAAGAAGCTCTTTTATCGATAAAAGAGCAAAACATATAGCCAACCATACAAAGGCTCGAAGAAAGTGTACGGGCAATTAGTACTGCTCGGCTTTGACATTACTGTCTTTACACCTGCAGCCTATCAACGTTGTCGTCTTCAACGACCCTAAGAAATCTAATCTTGTGGCTGGCTTCGTACTTAGATGCTTTCAGCACTTATCCAATCCCGACTTAGATACCCGGCGATGCACCTGGCGGCACAACCGGTAAACCAGCGGTCAGTCCAACACGGTCCTCTCGTACTAGTGTCAGAGCCACGCAAATTTCATACGCCCACGATAGATAGAGACCGAACTGTCTCACGACGTTCTGAACCCAGCTCGCGTGCCACTTTAATGGGCGAACAGCCCAACCCTTGGGACCTTCTCCAGCCCCAGGATGTGACGAGCCGACATCGAGGTGCCAAACCGCTCCGTCGATATGAGCTCTTGGGAGCGATCAGCCTGTTATCCCCGGAGTACCTTTTATCCTTTGAGCGATGTCCCTTCCATACGGAAACACCGGATCACTATGCTCTAGTTTCCTACCTGATCGACTTGTCGGTCTCCCAGTCAAGCACCCTTATGCCATTACACTCTGCGGACGGTTACCAATCGTCCTGAGGGTACCTTTAGAAGCCTCCGTTACACTTTTGGAGGCGACCACCCCAGTCAAACTACCCACCAAACAGTGTCCTCGTAACCACGAGTTAGAACTCAAATAATCAAAGGGCCGTATTTCAACAGCGGCTCCACAAACACTGGCGTGCCTGCTTCAAAGCCTCCGGCCTATCCTACACATCAATTACCCAAATTCAATGTTAAGCTATAGTAAAGGTTCACGGGGTCTTTTCGTCCCATCGCGGGTAATCGGCATCTTCACCGATACTACAATTTCACTGAGCTCACGGTTGAGACAGTGTCCAGATCATTACACCATTCGTGCAGGTCGGAACTTACCCGACAAGGAATTTCGCTACCTTAGGACCGTTATAGTTACGGCCGCCGTTTACTGGGGCTTCAATTCAACGCTTCTCTTGCGATGACATCTCCTCTTAACCTTCCAGCACCGGGCAGGTGTCAGGCTATATACGTGATCTTTCAATTTTGCATAGCCCTGTGTTTTTGTTAAACAGTTGCCTGGACCTATTCTCTGCGCCCTCATTGCTGAGGGACCCTTTATCCCGAAGTTACAGGGTCAATTTGCCTAGTTCCTTAACCGTGATTCACTCAAGCGCCTTAGTATATTCAACCCGACTACGTGTGTCCGTTTACGGTACGGGTACCTTAAGGATTAAGTTTAGCGGATTTTCTCGGGAGTATGCTTACATGCACTATCCAATCACCACAAGGGCTCTCGGTACTATCAGGTTCGACTAGTCTTCCGGATTTGCCTGGAAATCTAATATCTACACCCTTCAACCAGCTATTCCGTCAGCTGGCGGCACTGTCACGCCTCCGTCTCCACGTCACTCCTTAAGGTAGTAAGGGAATATTAACCCTTTCTGCCATCGGCTTCGCCATTCGGCTACACCTTAGGACCCGACTAACCCTGATCCGATTAGCGTTGATCAGGAAACCTTAGTCTTTCGGCGAGGGGGTTTCTCACCCCCTTTATCGTTACTTATACCTACATTTGCTTTTCCACACGCTCCAGCAGAGCTCACGCTCCACATTCAACGCTGAGTGGAATGCTCCCCTACCAACCATTACTGGTTCCATAGCTTCGGTAAATTGCTTATGCCCGATTATTATCCACGCCAAACTCCTCGACTAGTGAGCTGTTACGCACTCTTTAAATGAATGGCTGCTTCCAAGCCAACATCCTAGCTGTCTTAGCAATCTGACTTCGTTAGTTCAACTGAGCAATTATTTCGGGACCTTAGCTGATGGTCTGGATTCTTCTCCTCTCGGGCACGGACCTTAGCACCCATGCCCTCACTCCTGATATTAAACTAATGCGCATTCGGAGTTTATCAAGACTTGATAGGCGGCGAAGCCCTCGCATCTTATCAGTCGCTCTACCTCACATTAGTAATTATCAAGGCTGCACCTAAATGCATTTCGGGGAGTACGAGCTATCTCCAAGTTTGATTAGCCTTTCACCCCCACCCACAGTTCATCCGGAAGCTTTTCAACGCTTATCGGTTCGGTCCTCCAGTTAGTGTTACCTA
The Bacteroides sedimenti genome window above contains:
- a CDS encoding energy transducer TonB, translating into MAKINLASEEWCDLIFQGRNRGYGAYKMRMDAPKRHNWSMLIIVALTIFIVAVPELIKLATPKQEEKMTEVTQLSKLDEAEVKDKKLNKVEPIAPPPPPLKSSIKFVAPKIAKDEEVRDEDQMKSQEQLQESKVTISIADVKGNDEVHGKDIAEIKQVVTQAPVEEVEEKPYTAVEQMPQFPGGETELLKYIFDHLKYPTISQENGVQGKVYIRFVVSKTGAVKDAQVMRSLDPYCDKEALRVIRSLPNWIPGKQNGVNVPVYYVVPITFKLQ
- a CDS encoding ExbD/TolR family protein; protein product: MAKVKVAKKDTFIDMTAMSDVTVLLLTFFMLTSTFVKKEPVKVTTPGSVSEIKIPEKNILSILINPEGKVFMALDKPDDMETALVALGGQYGVKFTPKQIANFRKNTTFGVPMKKMSAFLDLPEREQDEALKNEGIPTDSVDNQFKEWVKAAKTANPDLRIAIKADQNTPYSVIKNVMNSLQDIKENRYNLITSLKAGEGEKK
- a CDS encoding MotA/TolQ/ExbB proton channel family protein: METTQKKSKKTSIKGIKNAGLVILACLIIAVCFYQFVLGNPDNFVNGDPNNHPLPGKLLGTMYKGGVIVPIILTMLFTVLSLSVERFIAIKSAYGKGSLTKFVANIKAALEKGDLKGAQEICDKQRGSVANVVGATLIKYAEMEKDTTLTKEQKLLAIQKELEEATALEMPMMTENLPIIASITTLGTLFGLLGTVIGMIRSFAALSAGGGADSTALSQGISEALINTACGIATGALAVISYNYYSNKIDKLTFSLDEVGFSIVQTFAASH
- a CDS encoding ExbD/TolR family protein, giving the protein MSAEVEQKDSGKGKKGKQKKIKTRVDFTPMVDMNMLLITFFMLCTSLSKPQTMEISMPTNDKVADDQTTKVKESQAVTLILDENNKVYYYLGMFKAGDQSLLQETSYAPTGIREMLIKKNSEVVAKINDLKKQKADLKITQEEYIKKASEAKDSKDSPTVIIKATDKSTYKNLVDALDEMQICSISKYVIVPITDGEKALLAAKTGGASAVKN
- a CDS encoding tetratricopeptide repeat protein yields the protein MKCNFLFSSILFLASLVLNLSPIQAKDSEGISFFKAGFPKQAKSLLFQELKSNTNSAETCYFLGNVYFGESKKDSALYYYNKGLSFDAMSALNNIGLAKLQIKSNPTQAKEAIDNVLKGKNKKNVDLILEAGRAYLENGELVAANDYLTRAQNITRKYAPVFVLAGDIFEAKKDAGQACSMYQQAIYFDANCREAYIKYARAYRDVNTALAVEMLERLKVQEPGFSLANKELADLYYSKNDFDKASASYGDYIASGNYDSDDLKQYAMTLFLNKNYAKSLEIAQIGLKLNSTDPAFNRFAMYNYIELKRFDEAAVAADLFFNKSKNAQFSYFDYTYNGALLAEQKKYPEAIASFKKAIEVDSTKTNLLTTISDLYEKSGDQLGAIQTYESYVNTLSKQTPDQLIELGKKYYNFGNSQVAATAASKTAALVKADSLFAKVAELEPDNYRGVCWRARANAALDPETTKGIAKPYYEKTVEICLSKADERYNPVLVECYSYLGYWYLISGEKNKSNADYDKSKEYWNKILKIDPSNPTATKALEGLSGGKSKKR
- a CDS encoding ABC transporter ATP-binding protein, producing MVTIEELSFGYRNSKNKLFQDFSLSFEKGKVYGLLGKNGVGKSTLLYLMTGLLVSQKGRICFNKIDVTRRLPITLCDMYIVPEEFDLPSISFRNYVEYNKTFYPRFSMDDLHKYLECFELDMDVNLGALSMGQKKKVYMSFALATNTSLLLMDEPTNGLDIPAKSQFRKFIAMGMSDDKTIVISTHQVKDVDNLLDHVIILDQNKVLLNESVSHICQKLLFVEISSDEMADEALYVSPSIQGKSMILHNKDQEESAINLELLFNAILNNYAQINQYFNISIIK
- a CDS encoding PstS family phosphate ABC transporter substrate-binding protein; the protein is MKMKSFKLLLILSLLLLCSCKESKPKDGWTDTLTSGTIPIAVDEGFKPIIEEERAVFEGFNQEVHIKPTYCSEVDAINKLLKDSVRLVISTRRLSSDEMESFTSRKFVPREVIMAYDGVGLIVNNQNPDTLITVDQVRKILTGKITKWNEIYPKSKLGNIQIVFDNSNSSTVRFAKDSICKGKPFAKKGIYAQKTNLQVFDYVSKTENAIGVIGVNWLGVRSDTTNLTFKTDVRVMAVSEENEATSANSYKPYQAYIALGNYPFIRTVYMLLNDPRMGLSTGFANFIGSDRGQRIILRSGLVPATQPLRIVNVKD
- a CDS encoding GntR family transcriptional regulator; the encoded protein is MNFKENKAIYLQIADRICDEIILGQYAEEERIPSVREYASIVEVNANTIMRSFDHLQSQGIIYNKRGIGYFVSPGAKKMILAIRKERFLKDDIEWFFRQIYTLGIPFTELEAMYLEFSKKQNS